In the genome of Gadus morhua chromosome 14, gadMor3.0, whole genome shotgun sequence, one region contains:
- the itgb6 gene encoding integrin beta-6, with product MGLILLSLLLRYCFSNVEGSCSSGSASTCDECLSQSPRCAWCTQENFTNWLSVWERCDTPETLLEKGCLQERLEFHVSHAEVLVDGPLGRRSGPSTNSTQVSPQRMALKLRPGIPMTFQVRVQQTEDYPVDIYYLMDLSASMTDDLEMIKDLGSTLTREMSNLTSKFSLGFGSFVEKPVLPFIKITEEELANPCRSVEVVCQPTFGYKHVLSLTTDTSMFNQIISKQHISANIDVPEGGFDAIMQAAVCGDKIGWRNDSMRLLVFASDADSHFGMDSKLAGIVIPNDGQCHLDENNDYSMSAILEYPTLGQLIDKLVENNILLIFAVTENQKHNYENYANLIPGATVGVLASDSRNILELIITAYKDLRSEIELEVLGDTEELQMAFTSICPDGSIYPGLKRCSSIKAGDTVVFNVSVELTSCLPAPGRFLLRPVGYQDGLVVDLSSLCSCHCPPAGPLLNTTSAPASGTTTTTAPPAGLCHEGQGSPECGVCVCQPGFVGSQCECSEEEEAVAGGNGAGCRATQDGGAESCSGQGECFCGRCVCHASSFGRVYGRFCECDDYSCGRFRGELCGGHGQCDCGQCVCDSGWLGEYCNCSSSTEACVSQDGTSCSGRGHCDCGQCVCSVPGASGKLCEKCPTCGDTCTSARACVECHLQTKDSLDMCVQRCTVPKISINTSTELEQRHATLCTLKTDSDCFISFSIVMGELGTSAHNLHIYDCPEPPNVIMIILGVSLSVLLVGLVLLVAWRLLVSVHDRKEVARFEAERSNAKWQSGTNPLFRSSTSTFKNVTYKNTGRDKSITLGR from the exons ATGGGGCTCATACTTCTGAGTCTACTACTGCGTTACTGTTTCTCCAATGTGGAAG ggtcgTGTTCGTCCGGGAGTGCTAGTACTTGCGACGAGTGTCTGTCGCAGAGTCCCCGCTGCGCGTGGTGCACCCAGGAG AACTTCACCAACTGGTTGTCCGTCTGGGAGCGATGTGACACGCCAGAGACCCTGCTGGAAAAGGGATGTCTTCAGGAGCGGCTGGAGTTCCACGTCTCCCACGCTGAGGTACTTGTGGACGGCCCCCTGGGGCGGAGAAGTGGGCCCTCCACCAACAGCACCCAGGTCTCTCCACAGAGGATGGCTCTCAAGCTACGGCCCG GTATTCCGATGACCTTCCAGGTCAGAGTTCAGCAGACGGAGGACTACCCCGTGGACATCTACTACCTGATGGACCTCTCGGCGTCCATGACGGACGACCTGGAGATGATCAAGGACCTGGGCTCCACGCTGACCCGCGAGATGAGCAACCTCACCAGCAAGTTCAGCCTGGGGTTCGGCTCCTTCGTGGAGAAACCTGTGCTGCCCTTCATCAAGATCACCGAGGAGGAGCTGGCCAACCCCTGCAG GAGCGTAGAGGTAGTTTGTCAACCCACTTTTGGGTACAAACATGTCCTGTCCCTGACGACAGACACAAGCATGTTCAACCAGATCATCTCCAAGCAGCACATCTCGGCCAACATCGACGTGCCGGAGGGCGGCTTCGACGCCATCATGCAGGCAGCCGTTTGCGGA GACAAGATTGGATGGAGGAACGACTCAATGCGCTTGTTAGTGTTCGCGAGCGACGCAGACTCCCACTTTGGGATGGACAGCAAGCTGGCGGGCATCGTGATCCCCAACGACGGACAGTGTCACCTGGACGAGAACAATGACTACTCCATGTCGGCCATATTG GAATACCCCACCCTGGGTCAGCTGATTGATAAGCTGGTGGAGAACAACATCCTGCTGATATTCGCTGTGACAGAGAATCAGAAACACAACTACGAG AACTATGCTAATCTGATACCGGGTGCCACGGTGGGGGTCCTGGCATCCGACTCCCGGAACATCCTGGAGCTCATCATCACGGCGTACAAA gATCTGCGCTCAGAGATAGAGCTGGAGGTGCTGGGAGACACCGAGGAGCTCCAGATGGCCTTCACCTCCATCTGCCCCGATGGGAGTATCTACCCGGGTCTCAAACGCTGCTCCAGCATCAAGGCTGGGGACACG GTGGTGTTCAACGTCTCCGTGGAGCTGACCTCCTGCCTGCCCGCCCCGGGGCGCTTCCTCCTGAGGCCCGTGGGCTACCAGGACGGGCTGGTGGTGGACCTCAGCTCCCTGTGCTCCTGCCACTGCCCACCAGCGGGTCCCCTCCTCAACACCACCAGCGCCCCCGCctccggcaccaccaccaccaccgccccccccgccggccTGTGCCACGAGGGCCAGGGCTCCCCGGAGTgcggcgtgtgcgtgtgccagcCGGGCTTCGTGGGGTCGCAGTGCGAgtgcagcgaggaggaggaggcggtcgCCGGGGGCAACGGGGCTGGTTGCCGGGCGACCCAGGACGGGGGGGCGGAGTCTTGCAGCGGCCAGGGCGAGTGCTTCTGCGGGCGATGCGTGTGCCACGCCTCCAGCTTCGGCCGGGTCTACGGCCGCTTCTGCGAGTGCGACGACTACTCGTGCGGTCGGTTCCGCGGCGAGCTCTGTGGAG gcCACGGCCAGTGTGACTGTGgtcagtgcgtgtgtgacaGCGGCTGGCTGGGGGAGTACtgcaactgcagcagcagcacggagGCGTGCGTGTCCCAGGACGGGACGTCCTGCAGCGGCCGGGGGCACTGCGACTGCGGCCAGTGTGTGTGCTCCGTCCCAGGGGCTTCAGGGAAGCTTTGTGAGAAGTGCCCCACCTGTGGAGACACCTGCACCTCAGCCAG GGCATGTGTAGAGTGCCACCTACAAACCAAGGACAGCCTGGATATGTGTGTGCAAAGGTGCACCGTCCCCAAGATCAGCATCAACACCTCCACAG AGCTGGAGCAGAGGCACGCCACCCTGTGCACCCTGAAGACCGACAGCGACTGCTTCATCTCCTTCAGCATCGTGATGGGAGAGCTGGGCACCAGCGCACACAACCTGCACATCTACG ACTGCCCCGAGCCGCCCAACGTCATCATGATCATCCTGGGCGTGTCCCTGTCCGTCCTGCTGGTGggcctggtgctgctggtggcctGGAGGCTGCTGGTCTCCGTCCACGACCGCAAGGAGGTGGCCCGCTTCGAGGCCGAGCGCTCCAACGCCAAGTGGCAGTCG ggaacCAACCCGTTGTTCCGTAGCTCGACCTCGACGTTTAAAAACGTCACGTACAAGAACACTGGAAGGGACAAGAGCATCACGCTAGGTCGATAG